A stretch of Xyrauchen texanus isolate HMW12.3.18 unplaced genomic scaffold, RBS_HiC_50CHRs HiC_scaffold_694, whole genome shotgun sequence DNA encodes these proteins:
- the LOC127642561 gene encoding insulin receptor-like: protein CPSECKHGACTPNKECCHDQCLGGCSVPGNSTTCVACRNFLFGDTCVDHCPPGYYTFKGWRCVSFKFCQNLHNQCKGKSSDCHEYVIHNGACIPECPSGYTTMNSTMLNCSPCAGRCPKLCTGVKTVDSVTAAQALRGCTILNGSLIIKIRGGNNIAAELESSLGQLEEITGYLSIRRAYALVSLSFFRKLRVIRGETQEVGNYSFYALDNQNLRQLWDWSKHNLTIPQGRMFFLHNSKLCKAEILRMEEVTGTKDRVPRNEINIPTYGDQAFCENQGLRFTKIRKSHDKILIIWEPFWPPDFRDLLGFMVFYKEAPYKNVTEYDGQDACGSNSWAIADVDPPQRATEGKEQAEPGHLIMPLKPWTQYAIMVKTQLAASDDHQVRGAKSEIIYVRTNATRPSVPLDPISSSNSSSQIILKWKPPSDPNGNITHYMVFCQKQEEDIEFYKYDYCQQGMKVPSRTPAQYDTEEEQKWNQTEIPGQTSNCCACPKTETQLKKEAEETEFRKTFENYLHNEVFEPKHSRRRRSVAMANATLPNFLTTPSILPNISTTLSPKENKSRKLEFMVSAKESIVISNLLHFTSYKIEILACNKQTDQSRCSLPTFVSARTMPELKADDIVGAVTHEILPEEPEFVYIKWQEPRAPNGMIILYEVKYLRMSDNFEDQICVSRITYVKNHGCRLRVGHPGNYSVRIRATSLADNGSWTEPAYFSVPDREMNMKIIIAPVICFIVLLFLACTVVIVLKKKQTEGPTGPLIASSNPEYISANDVYIPDEWEVPREKINVMRELGQGSFGMVYEGIAKDIVKGEPDTRVAIKTVNESASLRERIEFLNEASVMKAFSCHHVVRLLGVVSKGQPSLVVMELMTHGDLKSYLRSLRHDAENNPGRPPPTLKEMIQMAAEIADGVAYLNAKKFVHRDLAARNCMVADDFTVKIGDFGMTRDIYETDYYRKGGKGLLPVRWMAPESLKDGVFTAHSDCWSFGVVLWEISTLAEQPYQGLSNEQVLKFVMDGGYLDRPENCLERMHNLMQMCWQYNPKMRPSFHEIIEMIKEDLHPSFQEVSFFYSEENKLPESEEFDMDFENMESIPLDPSSCSQREENLSRDNSPPVGLRGNYEEHVPYTHMNGGKKNGRILSLPRSSPS from the exons TTTGCCCTTCCGAATGCAAGCATGGTGCCTGCACCCCCAATAAGGAGTGCTGTCATGACCAGTGTCTGGGCGGCTGCTCCGTGCCAGGGAACTCAACCACATGTGTTGCTTGTCGCAACTTCCTGTTTGGCGACACCTGTGTGGATCACTGCCCGCCAGGCTACTACACCTTCAAGGGATGGCGCTGCGTGTCCTTTAAATTCTGCCAGAACCTACACAACCAGTGCAAGGGCAAGAGCAGTGATTGCCACGAGTATGTCATCCACAACGGGGCCTGTATCCCTGAATGCCCTTCTGGATACACCACCATGAACTCCACCAT GCTGAACTGCTCTCCGTGTGCCGGTCGCTGTCCTAAACTGTGTACGGGAGTGAAGACGGTGGACTCTGTAACAGCGGCTCAGGCTCTTCGAGGCTGCACGATTCTCAACGGGAGTCTGATCATCAAAATTCGTGGAGGAA ATAATATCGCAGCAGAGCTGGAGTCCAGTTTGGGACAGCTGGAAGAGATCACGGGCTACCTGAGTATCCGCAGAGCATACGCACttgtctctctctccttcttccGCAAACTACGCGTTATCCGCGGTGAAACCCAGGAAGTTGG GAACTATTCATTCTATGCTCTGGACAACCAGAACTTAAGACAGCTGTGGGACTGGTCCAAACACAACCTGACCATCCCTCAAGGCCGGATGTTCTTCCTCCACAACTCAAAACTCTGCAAAGCTGAGATCCTCCGGATGGAAGAGGTTACCGGGACCAAAGACAGGGTTCCCAGAAACGAAATCAACATACCTACTTATGGAGACCAGGCCTTTT GTGAAAATCAAGGTCTCAGATTCACAAAAATCCGCAAATCCCACGATAAGATACTCATTATATGGGAGCCATTCTGGCCACCCGATTTTAGAGACCTGCTGGGGTTCATGGTCTTCTATAAGGAAGC GCCTTATAAGAATGTGACTGAATATGATGGTCAGGATGCTTGTGGCTCTAACAGTTGGGCAATAGCTGATGTTGATCCGCCGCAACGTGCCACAGAGGGTAAAGAGCAGGCAGAACCGGGACATCTCATCATGCCTCTAAAACCCTGGACCCAGTACGCCATCATGGTCAAGACCCAGCTTGCCGCATCTGATGATCACCAGGTCCGCGGCGCAAAGAGCGAGATCATCTACGTCCGCACCAATGCGACAC GACCCTCTGTACCTCTGGACCCCATCTCCTCCTCCAACTCCTCCTCACAGATCATCCTCAAGTGGAAGCCACCTTCCGACCCCAATGGCAACATCACCCACTACATGGTCTTCTGCCAGAAACAGGAAGAGGACATTGAATTCTACAAGTATGACTACTGCCAGCAAG GGATGAAAGTGCCATCTCGTACGCCTGCGCAGTACGACACAGAGGAAGAACAAAAGTGGAACCAGACAGAGATCCCTGGCCAGACCAGCAACTGCTGTGCCTGCCCCAAAACTGAGACTCAGCTGAAGAAGGAAGCCGAAGAGACGGAGTTCCGCAAGACCTTTGAAAACTACCTCCACAACGAAGTCTTTGAACCCAA ACACTCACGACGTCGCCGCTCAGTTGCCATGGCTAATGCTACCTTGCCAAACTTTCTGACCACGCCCTCCATCCTACCCAACATCTCCACTACTCTGAGCCCAAAGGAGAACAAGAGTCGGAAGCTGGAATTCATGGTCAGCGCCAAAGAGTCCATCGTCATCTCCAACCTGCTCCACTTCACCAGCTACAAGATCGAGATCCTGGCTtgcaacaaacaaacagaccaGAGCCGCTGCAGCTTGCCTACATTTGTCAGTGCCCGCACTATGCCTGAAT TAAAAGCGGATGACATCGTTGGAGCGGTGACTCATGAAATTCTTCCTGAAGAACCGGAGTTTGTCTATATCAAATGGCAGGAGCCAAGAGCACCCAATGGCATGATCATACTGTATGAAGTCAAGTACCTAAGAATGTCTGATAATTTT GAGGATCAAATCTGTGTCTCCAGAATCACTTACGTGAAAAATCATGGTTGTCGACTAAGAGTAGGGCATCCTGGAAATTACAGCGTAAGAATCCGCGCCACCTCGCTGGCTGACAACGGTTCCTGGACGGAGCCTGCATACTTCTCTGTTCCAGACA GGGAAATGAACATGAAAATCATCATTGCTCCGGTCATCTGCTTCATCGTTTTGCTGTTTCTAGCCTGTACAGTCGTCATCGTCCTTAAGAAGAA ACAAACTGAAGGACCGACTGGCCCCTTAATTGCATCTTCCAATCCAGAATACATTAGCGCAAATGATG tgTACATTCCAGATGAATGGGAGGTGCCTCGCGAGAAGATCAACGTTATGAGAGAACTCGGTCAAGGCTCGTTTGGAATGGTGTACGAAGGCATCGCTAAAGACATTGTGAAGGGCGAGCCCGATACACGAGTGGCCATAAAAACAGTTAACGAGTCGGCAAGTCTGCGCGAGAGGATCGAGTTCCTAAATGAAGCGTCTGTCATGAAAGCCTTTAGCTGCCATCATGTG GTTCGTTTGCTAGGTGTGGTCTCTAAGGGGCAACCATCATTGGTTGTCATGGAGCTGATGACCCATGGAGATCTGAAAAGCTACCTGCGTAGTCTGAGACATGATGCTGAA AATAACCCAGGCCGTCCACCGCCAACCCTCAAGGAGATGATCCAAATGGCGGCGGAGATAGCAGATGGCGTGGCATACCTCAACGCTAAGAAGTTTGTACACAGAGATCTTGCTGCCAGAAATTGCATGGTGGCTGATGATTTCACAGTAAAAATTGGAG ATTTTGGCATGACACGAGATATCTACGAGACTGATTACTATCGTAAGGGTGGTAAGGGGTTGCTGCCCGTTAGGTGGATGGCGCCAGAGTCTCTTAAAGATGGCGTTTTTACTGCTCACTCAGACTGCTG GTCTTTTGGAGTTGTATTATGGGAGATCAGCAcgcttgctgagcagccttaccAGGGACTGTCCAACGAGCAAGTGCTCAAATTTGTCATGGACGGAGGATACCTGGACAGACCAGAGAATTGTCTAGAAAGAAT GCACAACCTCATGCAGATGTGTTGGCAGTACAACCCCAAGATGAGGCCATCCTTCCACGAGATCATCGAGATGATCAAGGAGGACCTGCATCCCTCGTTCCAAGAGGTCTCCTTCTTCTACAGCGAGGAGAACAAACTGCCCGAGAGCGAGGAGTTTGACATGGACTTTGAGAACATGGAGAGCATACCACTGGACCCCTCATCCTGCTCCCAACGAGAGGAGAACCTCAGTAGAGACAATAGCCCCCCGGTGGGCTTACGGGGCAACTACGAGGAGCACGTGCCCTACACGCATATGAACGGTGGAAAGAAAAACGGCAGAATTCTGTCTTTACCCAGATCTAGTCCGTCCTAA